One genomic segment of Sanyastnella coralliicola includes these proteins:
- the groL gene encoding chaperonin GroEL (60 kDa chaperone family; promotes refolding of misfolded polypeptides especially under stressful conditions; forms two stacked rings of heptamers to form a barrel-shaped 14mer; ends can be capped by GroES; misfolded proteins enter the barrel where they are refolded when GroES binds) — protein MAKEINFNTDARNALKEGVDALANAVKVTLGPKGRNVVIDKKFGAPTVTKDGVSVAKEIELKDPVENMGAQMVKEVASKTADIAGDGTTTATVLAQAIVTSGLKNVASGANPMDLKRGIDKAVTSVVDGLRSISREVGGDNSKIEQVATISANNDSTIGALIAQAMEKVGNEGVITVEEAKGTETEVKTVEGMQFDRGYLSPYFVTNPDKMEAELDNPYLLIFDKKISNMKDLLPVLEKTAQTGKPLLIIAEDVDGEALATLVVNKIRGALKVAAVKAPGFGDRRKAMLQDIAILTGGTVISEETGLKLENATLDDLGSAEKVTIDKDNTTVVNGAGGKAEIDARVVQIKAQIESTTSDYDREKLQERLAKLAGGVAVLYVGAATEVEMKEKKDRVDDALHATRAAVEEGIVPGGGTAYIRAASALGDLKGDNYDETTGIAIVRRAIEEPLRQIVANAGGEGAVIVQKVAEGEGDFGYNARTEVFENLFEAGVIDPTKVSRVALENAASIAGMLLTTECVISDIEEESPAAPPAMPGGMGGMM, from the coding sequence ATGGCTAAAGAGATCAACTTTAATACTGACGCTCGTAACGCCCTCAAGGAAGGTGTTGATGCGTTGGCGAATGCGGTGAAGGTGACACTAGGGCCTAAAGGCCGTAACGTTGTTATCGATAAGAAATTCGGAGCTCCAACTGTAACGAAGGATGGGGTTTCGGTAGCGAAAGAAATTGAGCTGAAAGACCCAGTAGAAAACATGGGTGCTCAAATGGTGAAGGAAGTAGCGTCTAAAACGGCTGATATCGCCGGTGACGGAACAACTACTGCCACAGTTCTTGCGCAAGCAATCGTTACTTCAGGATTGAAGAATGTAGCTTCAGGTGCTAACCCAATGGATTTGAAGCGTGGAATCGACAAGGCAGTAACTTCTGTAGTAGACGGTCTTCGTTCAATCTCTCGTGAGGTAGGTGGAGACAACAGCAAGATTGAGCAGGTTGCAACGATTTCTGCAAACAACGATTCTACGATCGGTGCATTGATCGCACAAGCGATGGAGAAAGTTGGGAATGAAGGTGTCATCACTGTTGAAGAAGCGAAAGGAACAGAAACTGAAGTGAAGACTGTAGAAGGTATGCAGTTCGATCGCGGTTACCTTTCTCCGTACTTCGTGACAAACCCTGACAAGATGGAAGCTGAGTTGGACAACCCATACCTACTCATCTTCGATAAGAAGATCTCAAACATGAAAGATCTTCTTCCTGTTCTTGAGAAGACTGCTCAAACAGGAAAGCCACTATTGATCATCGCGGAAGACGTTGATGGTGAAGCATTGGCAACGTTGGTAGTAAACAAGATTCGTGGAGCGCTGAAAGTAGCTGCAGTGAAGGCACCAGGTTTCGGTGATCGTCGTAAAGCAATGCTTCAAGACATCGCTATCCTTACTGGAGGAACAGTGATCAGCGAAGAAACTGGATTGAAGTTGGAGAACGCAACTCTTGACGATCTAGGTTCTGCTGAGAAAGTAACTATCGACAAAGACAACACGACTGTTGTCAACGGTGCCGGTGGAAAAGCAGAGATCGATGCACGCGTTGTACAGATCAAAGCACAAATCGAATCAACTACTTCTGACTACGATCGCGAAAAGCTTCAAGAGCGTCTTGCGAAACTAGCAGGTGGTGTAGCTGTACTTTATGTTGGAGCTGCCACTGAGGTAGAGATGAAAGAGAAGAAAGATCGCGTTGACGATGCATTGCACGCAACACGTGCAGCTGTTGAAGAAGGAATCGTTCCTGGTGGTGGTACAGCGTACATCCGCGCGGCGAGTGCTCTAGGTGATCTTAAAGGTGACAACTACGACGAAACTACAGGTATTGCTATCGTACGTCGTGCGATCGAAGAGCCACTTCGTCAGATCGTTGCAAACGCTGGAGGCGAAGGTGCGGTGATCGTACAGAAAGTAGCAGAAGGCGAAGGCGACTTCGGATACAACGCGCGTACAGAGGTCTTCGAAAACCTTTTCGAAGCAGGTGTGATCGATCCAACCAAAGTAAGCCGTGTAGCTCTCGAGAACGCAGCGTCAATCGCAGGTATGCTGTTGACAACAGAATGTGTGATTTCAGACATTGAAGAAGAATCTCCAGCCGCTCCTCCTGCCATGCCAGGTGGAATGGGAGGAATGATGTAA
- a CDS encoding co-chaperone GroES, whose protein sequence is MSVNVKPLADRVLVEPAPAEEKTASGIIIPDSAKEKPQRGTIVAVGNGKPDEPLTVTVGDNVLYGKYSGTEISIEGKDYLIMREADIFAIV, encoded by the coding sequence ATGTCAGTAAACGTAAAACCATTGGCAGACCGAGTTCTTGTAGAACCGGCTCCTGCAGAAGAAAAAACTGCCAGCGGAATCATCATTCCTGACTCGGCAAAAGAAAAGCCACAACGCGGAACTATCGTTGCCGTTGGAAATGGGAAACCAGATGAACCACTTACAGTTACTGTAGGTGATAATGTTCTCTACGGAAAGTACTCTGGAACAGAGATCAGCATCGAAGGTAAAGACTACCTCATCATGCGCGAGGCTGACATCTTCGCGATCGTTTAA